The following nucleotide sequence is from Gymnodinialimonas sp. 202GB13-11.
GCACCGGCGTTGGAAACACGTTGGCGTGTATCGCCAGTGTTAGACCCAATACGTCAGCGCTTCATTTGCAGTCGCCGATTGGTCCGTAAACAAACATCCATAGTGTGAAGATGGTAGCGGAGGGGCGCTACCGTCAATCCCCCCGAGGCAGTGAGCAGACATTTTGTCTTGCGTTGCGCAGTGGCTCAACCTAATCAGAGCGGGTCACCTTTTCGGACAAAATAGCATCTCGTGAGCGCTAGTTTCGTGTATTATCCAAAGGTGTTGTCCTGGATGAAGTGCGTGGCACACCAAGGTTGAGACGCATACAGCTCATGCAAAAAAGATCACCACAGTTCCGTTAGACGTTACGCCTTAGTCGGAGAGGTGGAGCGAAACTGACGGTATTGCGTCGACCCTTTTGATCTGAAATTCGGTATGACATGATTTGCAGCGGGTAGCTCCCACGACACCAGCGTGTTAGATCAGAGCCGAGGCCTACGCTGTTTCTTTCGGCCCTAAGCGGATGAGGTGGATGGCTCCTGCTACATCGGCATCGAACGTACCAATGCGCAGTTGTTATCGACTGTTAGGAATGGAGCCACCCAATGACAGTAAAGACTGTGGGCCTGGATTTAGCCAAAGACGTTTTTCAACTTCACTACGTTTCTGCCACGGGACGCAAGATCATCAGCAAGAAGTTAAAGCGCGCAAAGCTGATCTCCTTCTTCGAAACTTTCCGCGTTGTATGGTCGGGATGGAGGCTTGTGGATCGTCGCATCATTGGGGCCGTAGATTGCGTGAACTCGGGCATGACCTCCGACGCATGCCATTAGCCTATGTCAAACCATATGTGACGCGCGGCAACACGGATGCTGCTGATACGGAGGCGATCTGCGAAACGGTGCGCCGAACGACCATGCACTTCGTTGAGATCAAATCCGAAGACCAGCAAGCCGTACTTGCTATACACTGAGCCCGGGATCTGGTCGTCCGACAACGTACCCAGATCGTGAACATGATCCGAAGCGTCCTGCGAGAGTTCGGGCACATTCTGCCAACCGGCATTGAGGCGGTGTCCAGGTTCGCTCGAGAGTACGGCACTGTAGAGCAATCGGAAATGCCTGAGATTGCAGACGGCGTTCTCGGTGTGATGTGCCATCAGCCCAACGGCCTCAATGCTCGGATCGATGGACTGACGAAGCTGATCGAGCAGCACGCTTGGCTGGATGTCGATGCGAGGAGATTGTTACCCATGCATGGTGTCGGTCCGATCATTGCTTTGGCGATTCTCGCCGCCAATGGCGATGCGAAACAGTTCGAGACCGGGCGCGACCTGGGAGTTTGGCTGGGTCTCACTCCACTCGACAAATCCAGTGGCGGAAAGGAACGGCTGGGCCGGATCACAAAGAAGGGTGACCGCTACATGCGAAAACTGCTGATTGTCGGAAAGACGTCTTGCGCGCTCATGGCCAAGAACAGCTCAGAGAAAGCAGACACCTGGACTGCCAAGCTTTTAGACGAGAAGCCCTTCCGGCTGGCGACAGTCGCCATGGCCAACAAATCAGCCCGGATCATCTGAGCGCTACTGACGAAACAGGAAGAATACCGGCAGCCGATCGCCTGATCCTGCCATGACATGCAAGACGCTTGATGTGATGATGCGAAACGAAGTCAACCAAGGGTAAGGACACCCCGACGAATGTCGCGGCCCTAAGACGTCGTTTAGCCGAAAGGAACCTTGTGTGTGGAACTGATCAGGGCCAGTGGCAACCGCCACGTAACCAGGCCGGACACACGACTGTACTGACAGACCATCGTTATCGCAAAAGTCGCTTGCAAAACAGTAGCCATCTACACACACCTCTCATCATATTAGGTCCCCCCGCAGTGCGGCTTCACCGAACCAGCCATTCGCCGCATCCGCGAGATCTATGCGTTGCCCGAGATTCGCTTTGCGGACTTTCTTGCCTTACGGCATGTGGACTTGAAGGTCAGCTATTGGCTGAAAACCAAGTCAGACCGGTTCGCCAACCTCTCTGCGAGGTGTTCAATGAAACTTGTAAGTTTGATCGGGGCAAACCGTTTCGTCGGATAGACCGCATAGATACCGCGAGACTGCACTGTGCTTTCGGGGAACAAGTGAACGGCCTTCTTTTCACGGATCAGAGGGAGAGCCAGATTGCTTCCGAGTTGCGCGATACCTGCGCCATGAGCCACCGATAGGGCGAGAGCTTCGGGGTCGTTCACGATGACGCATGGCAGGATCTCGTGCCGGATAGGATCACGGCCTGTCTCGGGTTCGAATTCCCAGGCAAAGACCCGCTGCGACGGATTTGACCTCATCCCGATCAATCGGTGCTGTGACAATTCGTCCAGTATTTCTGGCTGGCCTGCGGTCTTCAGATAGTCAGGAGATGCACAGACCATTGGCGTTACAGGCAGAAGCAACCGCGCAATATAGTCGCTGTCGGGGAGGACACCAGCGCGGATTGCTAGATCGAACTCCTCTGCCACCAGGTCAACGAAACCATCGAAGAGGGAAAGCTCGACAATGAGATCCCGATGCATCGCCTGGAACTCGGTCAAAGCAGGCAAGACATGAGTGCGTCCAAATGAGGTGGTCGAGGTCACACGCAGTGTGCCCCGAAAGGCGGCATGATCTTCCTGAAGTGCCGTTGCCGCATCGCTGAGTGCCTCGACCGCAGGGGCGCAGCGCATAAGGAAACGCTGTCCCTCCGGCGTCAGCTTCACCTGTCGCGTGGTGCGCGCAAACAGCCGTGTCGAAAGTCGATCTTCCAGAGCCTTGATATTCTGGCTGACAGCACCCGGCGACACACCAAGCACCTTCGCCGCACCGCTAAAATTTTCACGGCGTGCCGCTTGGATAAAGGTCTCAATGAGCCGCAGGTCAATCATGATTGATTATTTAGCGTGACTAATAAGTAATATCAATCTGCGACATATTCTAAATTTTTCGGGCGCAGTCCATATCCAGTTCATCAAAACGAAAGGACTGAGCCCATGACAGTACTGACCCATCACAAACTGCCCAAGTCGGCATCGCCAGTGGTCTTCGCGTTCATCATGTCCGCCAGCCTTGGTGGCGTGATGTCCGCCATGATCACCGCAATCAACACCGGCCTCACACCGGGGTTTCTGGACCGTTGGTTGCAAGCTTACGCGTTGGCCTTCGCCCTCGCATTCCCGTCGGTCACCTTCCTTGCGCCCATCGTGCGGCGCTTGGTGGACCGGATCACCGATTAAAGTGGAGATAGAAATGTCCAAGACAAACAACACATCCGAAACCTTCGCCATTGGTGGTGACATGGCCGTTAATCGGATCGGCTATGGTGCAATGCGCCTGACCGGCCAGCCTGGCAACTTTGGCCCGTACGAAGAGTGGGATGCAGGTGTAGAACTTCTACGCAGCGCACACGCCCAAGGAGTGACCTTCTTTGATAGCGCCCGGTCCTATGGTCCGGAATGGTCTGACAAGATCCTCGGTGAGGCGCTTGGTGGCACCGATGCGGTTCTCGCAACGAAGGGTGGTGTCG
It contains:
- a CDS encoding LysR family transcriptional regulator; translation: MIDLRLIETFIQAARRENFSGAAKVLGVSPGAVSQNIKALEDRLSTRLFARTTRQVKLTPEGQRFLMRCAPAVEALSDAATALQEDHAAFRGTLRVTSTTSFGRTHVLPALTEFQAMHRDLIVELSLFDGFVDLVAEEFDLAIRAGVLPDSDYIARLLLPVTPMVCASPDYLKTAGQPEILDELSQHRLIGMRSNPSQRVFAWEFEPETGRDPIRHEILPCVIVNDPEALALSVAHGAGIAQLGSNLALPLIREKKAVHLFPESTVQSRGIYAVYPTKRFAPIKLTSFIEHLAERLANRSDLVFSQ
- a CDS encoding DUF2798 domain-containing protein, coding for MTVLTHHKLPKSASPVVFAFIMSASLGGVMSAMITAINTGLTPGFLDRWLQAYALAFALAFPSVTFLAPIVRRLVDRITD